The following are encoded in a window of Phaseolus vulgaris cultivar G19833 chromosome 3, P. vulgaris v2.0, whole genome shotgun sequence genomic DNA:
- the LOC137807063 gene encoding calmodulin-binding transcription activator 2-like isoform X2, whose protein sequence is MLDEHLQHVVLVHYRQIKEGCNSGISHFPIVPETLVGSSQNSSVLSSTKINTPISVVQTPFTSSANKVDQNGHSSENEDVNSKDGPQASSHAQPISNSIIHSAPSFTHEVAGFSELLRNPLISTWSSTFPSYSPGTVLSPWTLIQNSSRNTIYMHDERHHIEGSVEGSEADFIVHKLNNAKLDAANRMQDGVIFRDRLITDMYVQPVEENLLTVEQVENEDGLDTFRAHLYDHNDHPIVATTKVQVEQKIKGGGLDNDESKWVESREMKKLDSFGRWMDKEIGGDCENSLMASDSGNYWSTVGADNEDKEVSSLRDIQLDMDSLGPSLSQEQLFSIHDFSPDWAYTGVRTKVLIVGTFLGSKKLSSETKWGCMFGEIEVSAEALTDNVIRCQTPLHSPGRVPFYVTCSNRLACSEVREFQFDEHPTKFLGPLGIKISPEVEVRLQMRLLKLVDLGPDNKCLKCSVSGCEKCKFKGIMYSTSDGSGVFKETFQIDGIDHINPRDILFQRLMRDKLYEWLIYKVHEGGKASHVLDDEGQGVIHLAAALGYVWAMAPLVAAGISPNFRDNRGRTGLHWASYFGREETVIALVKLGAAPGAVEDPTSAFPPGQTAADLASSRGHKGIAGYLAEADLTNQLSVLTVKKNETGNIATTMAADSAFQSADDDSSNLTMDEQHYLKESLAVFRKSAHAAASILAAFRARSFCQRQLAKSRSDISDSVLDIVADSLSKVQKMGHFEDYLHFAALKIQKRYRGWKGRKDFLKVANRIVKIQAHIRGHQVRKQYRKIVWSVSIVEKAILRWRRKGAGLRGFRGEQPGGIDEYDFLSDGRRQKSEDVKKALDRVKSMVRNPEARDQYMRLILKYQKFKIDDSGSSQSQHVV, encoded by the exons GGCTGCAATTCTGGCATCTCACATTTTCCGATAGTTCCAGAAACCCTGGTTGGTAGCTCTCAAAATAGTTCAGTGCTGTCCTCTACCAAAATAAACACACCAATATCGGTAGTTCAAACACCTTTCACATCAAGTGCAAATAAAGTTGATCAGAATGGACACTCTTCAGAGAACGAGGATGTCAATTCAAAAGATGGTCCTCAAGCCTCCTCTCATGCTCAGCCTATCAGCAATTCCATAATTCACAGTGCACCTTCGTTTACACATGAAGTTGCTG gTTTTTCTGAGTTGTTGAGGAACCCCTTGATTTCAACATGGTCATCTACTTTCCCTAGCTATTCTCCTGGTACTGTCTTGTCTCCCTGGACGTTAATTCAGAATTCTAGCAGAAACACAATTTATATGCACGATGAAAGACATCATATTGAAGGATCTGTTGAGGGCTCAGAAGCTGACTTCATTGTTCATAAGCTGAACAATGCTAAGTTAGATGCTGCTAACAGAATGCAAGATGGTGTAATTTTCAGAGATAGGCTCATCACTGACATGTACGTCCAACCAGTTGAAGAAAATTTACTGACTGTTGAGCAG GTTGAAAACGAGGATGGTCTAGATACATTCCGTGCTCACTTATATGATCATAATGATCATCCAATTGTTGCAACTACTAAAGTGCAAGTCGAACAGAAAATTAAAGGTGGTGGTTTAGACAATGATGAATCAAAATGGGTTGAATCTAGGGAAATGAAGAAACTTGATAGTTTTGGAAGGTGGATGGATAAGGAGATTGGAGGAGACTGTGAAAATTCTTTGATGGCTTCAGATTCTGGTAATTATTGGAGTACAGTTGGTGCTGATAACGAGGATAAGGAGGTATCTAGTTTACGAGACATACAGTTGGATATGGATTCATTAGGCCCTTCTCTTTCCCAAGAACAACTATTTAGTATCCATGACTTTTCTCCAGACTGGGCATATACTGGGGTTAGAACAAAG GTTTTAATAGTTGGCACATTTCTTGGAAGTAAAAAGCTCTCTAGTGAAACCAAATGGGGATGTATGTTTGGTGAAATTGAGGTTTCTGCTGAAGCTTTAACGGATAATGTGATACGGTGTCAGACTCCATTGCACTCACCTGGTCGTGTACCATTCTATGTTACCTGCAGTAATAGGTTAGCTTGCAGTGAGGTCAGGGAATTTCAATTTGATGAACATCCAACCAAATTTTTAGGTCCTTTGGGTATTAAAATCTCACCGGAAGTTGAGGTCCGACTTCAAATGCGACTTCTTAAACTAGTAGACTTGGGACCTGACAATAAGTGCTTGAAGTGCTCTGTTTCTGGTTGTGAAAAATGTAAATTCAAGGGAATAATGTATTCCACGAGTGATGGTAGTGGAGTTTTTAAAGAAACTTTCCAGATTGATGGAATTGATCATATAAACCCTAGAGATATACTATTTCAGAGATTAATGAGAGACAAGCTTTATGAGTGGTTGATATACAAGGTTCATGAAGGAGGAAAAGCATCACATGTGTTGGATGATGAGGGCCAAGGAGTAATACATTTGGCAGCTGCACTTGGTTATGTGTGGGCTATGGCCCCATTAGTTGCTGCTGGTATCAGTCCTAACTTCAGAGACAATCGTGGAAGAACAGGACTTCATTGGGCATCGTATTTTGGGAG AGAAGAAACTGTTATTGCTCTTGTCAAATTAGGCGCAGCCCCAGGTGCGGTTGAGGATCCAACGTCAGCATTTCCTCCAGGTCAAACAGCAGCTGATTTAGCGTCAAGTAGAGGACATAAAGGCATTGCTGGGTATTTGGCGGAAGCAGATTTGACTAATCAACTATCTGTACTGACTGTCAAGAAAAATGAGACTGGTAACATTGCCACAACCATGGCAGCTGACAGTGCTTTTCAGTCTGCTGACGATGACTCGTCTAATTTGACAATGGATGAGCAACACTATCTCAAAGAGTCCCTTGCTGTGTTTCGAAAATCAGCTCATGCAGCTGCTTCAATCCTAGCAGCCTTTAGGGCAAGGTCATTTTGTCAGAGACAATTAGCCAAAAGTAGAAGTGATATTTCAGACTCAGTACTTGACATAGTTGCCGATTCTTTGAGCAAGGTACAGAAGATGGGTCATTTTGAGGATTATTTACATTTTGCAGCTTTAAAGATTCAAAAGAGATATCGTGGATGGAAAGGAAGAAAGGACTTTTTGAAGGTAGCCAACCGCATTGTAAAAATCCAG GCTCATATTAGAGGACACCAAGTTCGTAAGCAATACAGAAAAATTGTGTGGTCTGTTAGCATTGTGGAAAAAGCGATTCTTCGTTGGAGACGGAAAGGAGCTGGTCTGCGAGGATTCCGGGGAGAGCAGCCAGGTGGTATTGATGAGTATGACTTTCTTAGCGATGGGAGAAGACAGAAATCAGAAGATGTAAAGAAAGCTCTGGATAGAGTCAAGTCCATGGTTCGCAACCCAGAGGCAAGGGATCAGTATATGAGGCTCATCTTGAAATATCAAAAGTTTAAG ATTGATGATAGCGGAAGCAGTCAATCACAGCATGTTGTTTAG